A genomic stretch from Arachis stenosperma cultivar V10309 chromosome 3, arast.V10309.gnm1.PFL2, whole genome shotgun sequence includes:
- the LOC130968121 gene encoding GCN5-related N-acetyltransferase 6, chloroplastic-like isoform X1 has product MPPMATIPTHRPELHALFFNRSISCFKCPKIVASWSMEHTKSSPILENTNDNKTTTNLKKKEELCVQHLRPPIPKTENLGSKNLRFERLQPSDQEVAQGNRFEFGEFVAREAVLDEEYWTAAWLRSECQWENRMYERYIDNFKRKFAEQEFIALRRRCKVLNGETCTCIITVRKQHNNLKHSVLKSVVGTLDLNICYLLQGETFPGEHVKAPLFVSIDRTAPSRYGYIANLCVTKPARQQGIASNMLYFAIEAAKYNGVTQIYVHVDRNNRPAQMLYQKLGFQMVETANTKLSLEETFLLRLQT; this is encoded by the exons ATGCCTCCCATGGCAACAATTCCAACACACAGACCTGAGTTGCATGCTTTGTTCTTCAATCGGTCCATTAGCTGTTTCAAATGCCCAAAAATTGTTGCCTCATGGTCCAT GGAACATACGAAATCTTCCCCAATATTGGAAAACACTAATGATAATAAGACGACGACTaatttgaagaagaaagaagaacttTGTGTGCAGCATTTAAGGCCACCGATTCCAAAAACCGAAAATTTAGGGTCCAAGAATCTTCGATTTGAACGGTTGCAGCCATCTGATCAAGAAGTGGCTCAAGGAAATAGGTTTGAATTCGGGGAATTTGTTGCGCGTGAAGCTGTGCTTGATGAAGAATATTGG ACAGCGGCATGGCTGAGATCAGAATGTCAATGGGAGAATAGAATGTATGAAAG ATATATTGATAACTTCAAACGGAAATTTGCTGAGCAG GAATTTATTGCGTTAAGAAGGCGGTGCAAGGTTCTAAATGGGGAGACCTGCACATGCATTATCACG GTAAGGAAGCAGCACAACAATTTAAAACATTCAGTATTAAAAAGTGTTGTGGGAACCCTTGATTTGAATATCTGCTATTTGCTGCAAGGCGAGACCTTTCCCGGG GAACACGTAAAGGCTCCACTTTTTGTTAGCATCGACAGAACGGCACCGAGCAGATATGGCTACATTGCAAACTTATGTGTCACCAAACCAGCTCGACAACAGGGAATAGCGAGCAACATGTTATATTTTGCTATTGAAGCTGCAAAATATAATG GGGTGACTCAAATATATGTTCATGTTGATAGAAATAATAGGCCTGCACAGATGTTGTACCAGAAGTTGGGCTTCCAG ATGGTTGAGACGGCAAACACCAAATTGTCGCTAGAGGAAACATTCTTGCTACGTTTGCAGACTTAA
- the LOC130968121 gene encoding GCN5-related N-acetyltransferase 6, chloroplastic-like isoform X2, translated as MPPMATIPTHRPELHALFFNRSISCFKCPKIVASWEHTKSSPILENTNDNKTTTNLKKKEELCVQHLRPPIPKTENLGSKNLRFERLQPSDQEVAQGNRFEFGEFVAREAVLDEEYWTAAWLRSECQWENRMYERYIDNFKRKFAEQEFIALRRRCKVLNGETCTCIITVRKQHNNLKHSVLKSVVGTLDLNICYLLQGETFPGEHVKAPLFVSIDRTAPSRYGYIANLCVTKPARQQGIASNMLYFAIEAAKYNGVTQIYVHVDRNNRPAQMLYQKLGFQMVETANTKLSLEETFLLRLQT; from the exons ATGCCTCCCATGGCAACAATTCCAACACACAGACCTGAGTTGCATGCTTTGTTCTTCAATCGGTCCATTAGCTGTTTCAAATGCCCAAAAATTGTTGCCTCATG GGAACATACGAAATCTTCCCCAATATTGGAAAACACTAATGATAATAAGACGACGACTaatttgaagaagaaagaagaacttTGTGTGCAGCATTTAAGGCCACCGATTCCAAAAACCGAAAATTTAGGGTCCAAGAATCTTCGATTTGAACGGTTGCAGCCATCTGATCAAGAAGTGGCTCAAGGAAATAGGTTTGAATTCGGGGAATTTGTTGCGCGTGAAGCTGTGCTTGATGAAGAATATTGG ACAGCGGCATGGCTGAGATCAGAATGTCAATGGGAGAATAGAATGTATGAAAG ATATATTGATAACTTCAAACGGAAATTTGCTGAGCAG GAATTTATTGCGTTAAGAAGGCGGTGCAAGGTTCTAAATGGGGAGACCTGCACATGCATTATCACG GTAAGGAAGCAGCACAACAATTTAAAACATTCAGTATTAAAAAGTGTTGTGGGAACCCTTGATTTGAATATCTGCTATTTGCTGCAAGGCGAGACCTTTCCCGGG GAACACGTAAAGGCTCCACTTTTTGTTAGCATCGACAGAACGGCACCGAGCAGATATGGCTACATTGCAAACTTATGTGTCACCAAACCAGCTCGACAACAGGGAATAGCGAGCAACATGTTATATTTTGCTATTGAAGCTGCAAAATATAATG GGGTGACTCAAATATATGTTCATGTTGATAGAAATAATAGGCCTGCACAGATGTTGTACCAGAAGTTGGGCTTCCAG ATGGTTGAGACGGCAAACACCAAATTGTCGCTAGAGGAAACATTCTTGCTACGTTTGCAGACTTAA